The following are from one region of the Lonchura striata isolate bLonStr1 chromosome 26, bLonStr1.mat, whole genome shotgun sequence genome:
- the RCC1 gene encoding regulator of chromosome condensation isoform X1, whose translation MPGRRSVKILVSEEESTERKKVKDSKMPAKHRMKILVPEEESTERKKVKVSHPSHCSQPGLVLTLGQGNVGQLGLGEDIMERKKPALVTLPEMVVQVEAGGMHTVCLSQTGKIYTFGCNDEGALGRDTSAEGSETSPGLVELQEKVVQVSAGDSHTAALTEDGRVFVWGSFRDNNGVIGLLEPMKTSSVPLLLELDAPVVKVVSGNDHLVMLTVDGDLFTCGCGEQGQLGRVPALFASRGGRRGLQRMLVPQLVPVRGKGRRSKMRFQDAFCGAYFTFAVTHEGHIYGFGLSNYHQLGTQDTEPCFSPRNLTCFKNSTKSWVGFSGGQHHTVCVDSEGKAYSLGRAEYGRLGLGTGAEEKSTPTVIPELPRIISVACGASVGYAVSSDGRAFAWGMGTNYQLGTGEEDDVWSPVEMTGKQLENRRVLAVSSGGQHTVLLVSDKEQS comes from the exons ATGCCAGGAAGACGCAGTGTGAAGATCCTGGTGTCAGAAGAAGAGTCTACTGAGAGGAAAAAGGTTAAAG ATTCCAAGATGCCAGCAAAACACAGAATGAAGATCCTGGTGCCAGAAGAAGAGTCTACTGAGAGGAAAAAGGTTAAAG TCAGCCACCCATCACATTGCtcacagcctgggctggtgcTGACACTGGGCCAGGGTAATGTCGGCCAGCTGGGTCTGGGTGAGGACATCATGGAGAGGAAGAAGCCAGCTCTGGTCACACTGCCGGAGATGGTGGTGCAGGTGGAAGCTGGAGGGATGCACACCGTGTGCCTCAGCCAGACTGGAAAG ATCTACACCTTTGGCTGCAACGATGAAGGTGCCCTGGGACGTGACACCTCGGCTGAAGGGTCTGAGACCTCTCCAGGGCtggtggagctgcaggagaaggtGGTGCAGGTGTCGGCGGGGGACAGCCACACTGCCGCGCTGACCGAGGACGGCAGGGTCTTTGTCTGGGGCTCCTTCCGG GATAACAATGGAGTGATTGGCTTGCTGGAGCCCATGAAGACGAGCTCTGTTCCTTTGCTGCTTGAGCTCGATGCGCCTGTCGTTAAAGTAGTTTCAG GAAATGACCACTTGGTGATGCTGACAGTGGATGGTGACCTGTTCACGTGTGGCTGTGGTGAACAGGGCCAGCTGGGCAGAGTGCCAGCACTCTTTGCCAGCCGAGGAGGACGGAGAGGACTGC agcgGATGCTGGTCCCCCAGCTTGTTCCTGTCAGAGGCAAAGGGAGAAGAAGCAAAATGCGCTTCCAGGACGCTTTCTGCGGGGCGTATTTCACCTTCGCCGTCACCCATGAGGGGCACATCTATGGATTTGGCCTCTCCAACTACCACCAGCTGG GAACCCAGGACACCGAGCCCTGCTTCTCGCCGCGGAACCTCACGTGCTTCAAGAACTCCACCAAGTCTTGGGTTGGGTTCTCTGGTGGGCAGCACCACACGGTCTGCGTCGACTCTGAGG GTAAAGCCTacagcctgggcagggcagagtaTGGCCGGCTGGGCCttgggacaggagcagaggagaaGAGTACACCTACAGTTATCCCGGAGCTCCCCAGGATCATCTCGGTGGCCTGCGGAGCATCCGTGGGTTATGCTGTCAGCAGTGATG GACGAGCGTTTGCCTGGGGAATGGGCACTAACTACCAGCTGGGCACCGGGGAAGAGGATGATGTCTGGAGCCCCGTGGAGATGACGGGGAAGCAGCTGGAGAACCGGCGGGTGCTGGCCGTGTCCAGTGGTGGGCAGCACACTGTGCTGCTGGTCAGTGACAAGGAGCAGAGCTGA
- the RCC1 gene encoding regulator of chromosome condensation isoform X2: MPAKHRMKILVPEEESTERKKVKVSHPSHCSQPGLVLTLGQGNVGQLGLGEDIMERKKPALVTLPEMVVQVEAGGMHTVCLSQTGKIYTFGCNDEGALGRDTSAEGSETSPGLVELQEKVVQVSAGDSHTAALTEDGRVFVWGSFRDNNGVIGLLEPMKTSSVPLLLELDAPVVKVVSGNDHLVMLTVDGDLFTCGCGEQGQLGRVPALFASRGGRRGLQRMLVPQLVPVRGKGRRSKMRFQDAFCGAYFTFAVTHEGHIYGFGLSNYHQLGTQDTEPCFSPRNLTCFKNSTKSWVGFSGGQHHTVCVDSEGKAYSLGRAEYGRLGLGTGAEEKSTPTVIPELPRIISVACGASVGYAVSSDGRAFAWGMGTNYQLGTGEEDDVWSPVEMTGKQLENRRVLAVSSGGQHTVLLVSDKEQS, translated from the exons ATGCCAGCAAAACACAGAATGAAGATCCTGGTGCCAGAAGAAGAGTCTACTGAGAGGAAAAAGGTTAAAG TCAGCCACCCATCACATTGCtcacagcctgggctggtgcTGACACTGGGCCAGGGTAATGTCGGCCAGCTGGGTCTGGGTGAGGACATCATGGAGAGGAAGAAGCCAGCTCTGGTCACACTGCCGGAGATGGTGGTGCAGGTGGAAGCTGGAGGGATGCACACCGTGTGCCTCAGCCAGACTGGAAAG ATCTACACCTTTGGCTGCAACGATGAAGGTGCCCTGGGACGTGACACCTCGGCTGAAGGGTCTGAGACCTCTCCAGGGCtggtggagctgcaggagaaggtGGTGCAGGTGTCGGCGGGGGACAGCCACACTGCCGCGCTGACCGAGGACGGCAGGGTCTTTGTCTGGGGCTCCTTCCGG GATAACAATGGAGTGATTGGCTTGCTGGAGCCCATGAAGACGAGCTCTGTTCCTTTGCTGCTTGAGCTCGATGCGCCTGTCGTTAAAGTAGTTTCAG GAAATGACCACTTGGTGATGCTGACAGTGGATGGTGACCTGTTCACGTGTGGCTGTGGTGAACAGGGCCAGCTGGGCAGAGTGCCAGCACTCTTTGCCAGCCGAGGAGGACGGAGAGGACTGC agcgGATGCTGGTCCCCCAGCTTGTTCCTGTCAGAGGCAAAGGGAGAAGAAGCAAAATGCGCTTCCAGGACGCTTTCTGCGGGGCGTATTTCACCTTCGCCGTCACCCATGAGGGGCACATCTATGGATTTGGCCTCTCCAACTACCACCAGCTGG GAACCCAGGACACCGAGCCCTGCTTCTCGCCGCGGAACCTCACGTGCTTCAAGAACTCCACCAAGTCTTGGGTTGGGTTCTCTGGTGGGCAGCACCACACGGTCTGCGTCGACTCTGAGG GTAAAGCCTacagcctgggcagggcagagtaTGGCCGGCTGGGCCttgggacaggagcagaggagaaGAGTACACCTACAGTTATCCCGGAGCTCCCCAGGATCATCTCGGTGGCCTGCGGAGCATCCGTGGGTTATGCTGTCAGCAGTGATG GACGAGCGTTTGCCTGGGGAATGGGCACTAACTACCAGCTGGGCACCGGGGAAGAGGATGATGTCTGGAGCCCCGTGGAGATGACGGGGAAGCAGCTGGAGAACCGGCGGGTGCTGGCCGTGTCCAGTGGTGGGCAGCACACTGTGCTGCTGGTCAGTGACAAGGAGCAGAGCTGA